CGGCCCGCTTCATCACGCGCGCCGACTTCACGACCTGCGGCAGGAACATGCGCCCGCTCCCGAACAGGTCGCCGACGCGGTTCATCCCCGCCATGAGCGGCCCCTCGATGACCTGAAGCGCCTTGCCGTACATGAGGCGGGCCTCCTCGGCGTCCTCCTCGATGTGCTCGACGATCCCTTCCACGAGCGCGTGCTCGAGCCGCGCTTCCACCCCCTCCGAGCGCCAGGCATCGTCCACCCGCGTCTCGATCCCCTCGTCCCGGATCCGGCCGGCGAGGTCCGTGAGCCGCTCCGTGGCGTCGGGCCGGCGGGCGAGCAGGACATCCTCCACCGCTTCGAGCAGTTCCGGGTCGATGTCGTCGTAGAGCGGGAGCCGCCCCGCGTTCACGATCCCCATGTCGAGTCCGGCCGCGATCGCGTGGTAGAGGAAGGCCGTGTGCATCGCCTCCCGCACCGCGTCGTTTCCCCGGTAGGAGAAGGAGATGTTGCTGATCCCGCCGCTCGTCATCGCGCCGGGGAGTTCGCGCTTGATCCGGCGGACGGCCTCGATGAAGGCGACCCCGTACTCGTCGTGTTCCGCGATGCCCGTCCCCACCGCGAAGACGTTGGGATCGAAGATGATCTCCCCGGGCCGGAAGCCGGCGCCGAGCAGGAGGCGGTAGGCGCGGGCACAGATCTCCAGCTTGCGGTCCACCGTGTCCGCCTGCCCCCGCTCGTCAAAGGCCATGACGATGACACCGGCCCCGTAGCGGCGGATGAGCGCCGCCTGCGCGAGAAACGCCTCCTCCCCCTCCTTGAGCGAGATCGAGTTCACCACCGCCCTTCCCTGCGTGCACTTCAGCCCCGCCTCGATGACCTCCCAGCGCGAGGAGTCGATGACGGTCGGGACGCGGGCGATGTCGGGTTCCGCCGCGACGAGGTTGAGGAAACGGGTCATGGCGGCCTCGGAGTCCAGGAGGCCCTCGTCCATGTTCACGTCGAGAAGCTGCGCCCCGTTGACGACCTGGTCGCGCGCGACCTCGACCGCCTCGTCGAAGTCGTCCTCCCGGATCAGCCGCCTGAAGCGCGCCGAGCCGGTGACGTTGGTGCGCTCGCCGACGTTGACGAACAGCGTGTCGGGCCGGATCGCGATCGGCTCCAGACCCGAGAACCGGGGCAGCGGCTCGATCGCGGGAACCTGTCGCGGGGGCACCCCCTCCATGCGCTCCGCGATGGCCCGGATGTGTGCCGGCTCCGTCCCGCAGCAGCCGCCGACGAGGTTGAGGAGCCCGCGGTCCGCGAAGTCCCCGAGCAGGTCGGCCATGTGGGCGGGCGTGTCGTCGTAGCCCCCGAACTCGTTCGGGAGGCCGGCGTTGGGGTGGCAGCCCACGGGGACGTCGGCCGCGGCGGAGAGTTCCGCCACGTAGGGCTCGAGTTCCTCGGCGCCGAGCGCGCAGTTCAGGCCGACGAAGAGGGGGTCCGCATGACGGATCGAGAGCCAGAACGCCTCCACGGTCTGGCCCGACAGGGTCCGGCCGGAGAGATCGGTGATCGTGCCGGAGACGGCGATCGGCAGCGGCTCGCCGAGATCCGCCTCGAGTTCGAGAATGCCGAAGATCGCCGCCTTCGCGTTGAGCGTGTCGAAGATGGTCTCGACGAGCAGCACGTCGGCGCCCCCCTCGACGAGTCCCTCCGCCTGCTGTCGATAGGCGCGCGCGAGTTCGTCGAAGGTGACCGCGCGGAAGGCAGGGTTCTCGACGTCCGGCGACAGGGAGGCGGTCCGATTGGTCGGCCCCATGCTCCCGAGCACGAAGCGGGGCCGCGAGGGATCCGCCCGCGTCGCCTCGTCGGCTTCCTGCCGGGCGATCCGCGCCGCGGCGGCGTTGATGTCGTGGATGAGGTGGGCGTTGCCGGCCTCGTGGGAGATGCCGTAGTCCGCCTGGGAGATGGCCTGGGCGTTGAAGGTGTTCGTGGTGACGAAGTCGGCCCCCGCCTCCAGGTAGCCGCGGTAGAGGGACGCGACATCGCCGGGACGGGTGAGGCTCAGCACATCGTGGTTCCCGAACAGAGGCTGGGGATGATCCGCGAGCGGACCCGCGCGATAGGCCGCCTCGTCGAGGCCCAGCCGCTGGATCATCGTTCCCGCGCCGCCATCCATCAGGAGGATGCGCCGCTCGAGCGCCTCCCGAATCCGTGCGACGCGTTTTCTTCGCGCTTCGGACACGACGTTCCCCTCAAAAAAAGACCCCGGTCGCCAAGAATCGCGCCCGGGGCGTGGCTCTTTAGCGATTGTTTTACGTGGTTGCAATCCGCCTCAAATCACCACGTCCGGTACGCTCCGGCAGGCCAAAACTAGCGCGCGCGCCCTGA
This DNA window, taken from Candidatus Palauibacter scopulicola, encodes the following:
- the metH gene encoding methionine synthase; this translates as MSEARRKRVARIREALERRILLMDGGAGTMIQRLGLDEAAYRAGPLADHPQPLFGNHDVLSLTRPGDVASLYRGYLEAGADFVTTNTFNAQAISQADYGISHEAGNAHLIHDINAAAARIARQEADEATRADPSRPRFVLGSMGPTNRTASLSPDVENPAFRAVTFDELARAYRQQAEGLVEGGADVLLVETIFDTLNAKAAIFGILELEADLGEPLPIAVSGTITDLSGRTLSGQTVEAFWLSIRHADPLFVGLNCALGAEELEPYVAELSAAADVPVGCHPNAGLPNEFGGYDDTPAHMADLLGDFADRGLLNLVGGCCGTEPAHIRAIAERMEGVPPRQVPAIEPLPRFSGLEPIAIRPDTLFVNVGERTNVTGSARFRRLIREDDFDEAVEVARDQVVNGAQLLDVNMDEGLLDSEAAMTRFLNLVAAEPDIARVPTVIDSSRWEVIEAGLKCTQGRAVVNSISLKEGEEAFLAQAALIRRYGAGVIVMAFDERGQADTVDRKLEICARAYRLLLGAGFRPGEIIFDPNVFAVGTGIAEHDEYGVAFIEAVRRIKRELPGAMTSGGISNISFSYRGNDAVREAMHTAFLYHAIAAGLDMGIVNAGRLPLYDDIDPELLEAVEDVLLARRPDATERLTDLAGRIRDEGIETRVDDAWRSEGVEARLEHALVEGIVEHIEEDAEEARLMYGKALQVIEGPLMAGMNRVGDLFGSGRMFLPQVVKSARVMKRAVAFLVPHLEAEKAGKAGKAGRAAGKGTILLATVKGDVHDIGKNIVGVVLQCNGYDTVDLGVMVPPDRILAEARAHGADAIGLSGLITPSLDEMVRVASEMERQEFEVPLLIGGATTSRKHTAVMIEERYSGATVHVLDASRAVGVVGKLLGDDGGADFVERTRAEYRRVREEYRGGRRPLATLERARANRLPLDAAVAAPSPREPGVHVFDPFPLEELVGYIDWTPFFRTWEMKGRFPRLLDHPERGPAARSLYDDARRLLDEIVRDESLTARAIAGLYPANARGDDIVLFAPGEGETGDGAPGDGRRELLRVPHLRQQMDRSSGANVSLADFVLPETTGATDWSGAFAVTAGIGLDALCARFEAAIDDYRSLLAKSLADRLAEALAERLHEIVRTDLWGYAPDEALDNEARIAERYVGIRPAPGYPACPDHSQKVLLFDLLGVERRLGITLTENYAMHPAASVSGWYFARPEARYFGLGRIGRDQVEDYAARSGVSLAEAERRLSPNLGYDRDPALEATG